A window of Macrotis lagotis isolate mMagLag1 chromosome X, bilby.v1.9.chrom.fasta, whole genome shotgun sequence contains these coding sequences:
- the LOC141502624 gene encoding uncharacterized protein LOC141502624, whose translation MPVTATPQSSQLCEMPIAGPCVGVNVPMAVTPMGSSKAFSFASGNSLTGLLKKPSKIKKEEKSFVHTRQWQGTVSFSGQAFTVSRTTSPSSPSSQSSSSPSHQETEGLKPSQSFQVARDLSAPTGRQFVLQPARFNPNSPGLTKKYIHHCDYPGCTKVYTKSSHLKAHHRIHTGEKPYKCSWDGCNWCFYRSDELTRHYSKHTGVKPFRCTTCDRCFTRSDHLALHVKRHHN comes from the exons ATGCCCGTGACTGCTACCCCGCAGTCATCCCAGTTGTGCGAAATGCCCATAGCTGGGCCCTGTGTGGGTGTCAATGTCCCCATGGCCGTGACACCGATGGGCAGTAGCAAAGCCTTCTCCTTTGCTTCAGGGAATTCCCTAACTGGGCTCCTAAAGAAGCCTTCAAAgatcaagaaagaagagaaatcctTTGTCCACACTCGCcaatggcaaggcacggtcagcttCTCTGGGCAAGCCTTCACTGTCTCGAGGACCACGTCACCATCCTCCCCCAGCTCCCAGTCCAGCAGCTCCCCATCTCATCAGGAGACTGAAGGTCTGAAGCCTTCCCAGTCATTTCAGGTGGCCAGGGACCTGAGCGCCCCCACTGGGAGGCAGTTTGTTCTGCAGCCAGCCCGCTTCAACCCCAACTCCCCAGGACTGACCAAGAAGTACATACATCACTGTGACTACCCAG GTTGCACAAAGGTTTACACCAAGAGTTCTCACCTGAAGGCCCACCATAGGATCCATACAG GCGAAAAACCCTACAAATGCTCCTGGGATGGCTGTAACTGGTGCTTTTACCGCTCGGATGAGCTGACTCGGCATTACAGTAAGCACACTGGAGTCAAACCATTCAGATGCACCACCTGTGACCGCTGCTTCACCCGCTCGGACCACCTGGCCTTGCATGTGAAGCGGCACCATAATTAG